Proteins encoded in a region of the Marmota flaviventris isolate mMarFla1 chromosome 3, mMarFla1.hap1, whole genome shotgun sequence genome:
- the Hal gene encoding histidine ammonia-lyase encodes MPRYTVHVRGEWLAVPCTDPQLTVGWLGREAVRRYMKNKPDNGGFASVDTVRFLVRRCKGLGLLDNEDLLEVALEDNEFVEVVIEGDAMSPDFIPSQPEGVYLYSKYREPEKYIDLDGDSLTTEDLVNLGKGHYKIKLTPIAEKKVQQSREVIDSIIKEKTVVYGITTGFGKFARTVIPINKLQELQVNLVRSHSSGVGKPLSPERCRMLLALRINVLAKGYSGISLETLKQVIEAFNASCLSYVPEKGTVGASGDLAPLSHLALGLIGEGKMWSPKSGWADAKYVLEAHGLKPIVLKPKEGLALINGTQMITSLGCEAVERASAIARQADIVAALTLEVLKGTTKAFDTDIHAVRPHRGQIEVAFRFRSLLDSDHHPSEIAESHRFCDRVQDAYTLRCCPQIHGVVNDTIAFVKDIITTELNSATDNPMVFASRGETISGGNFHGEYPAKALDYLAIGVHELASISERRIERLCNPSLSELPAFLVAEGGLNSGFMIAHCTAAALVSENKALCHPSSVDSLSTSAATEDHVSMGGWAARKALRVIEHVEQVLAIELLAACQGIEFLRPLRTTTPLEKVYDLVRSVVRPWIKDRFMAPDIEAAHRLLLEQKVWDVAVPYIEKYRMEHIPESRPISPTAFSLESLHKTTKIPESEDL; translated from the exons ATGCCCAGGTACACGGTGCATGTTCGCGGGGAATGGCTGGCGGTGCCCTGCACGGACCCACAGCTCACGGTGGGCTGGCTAGGCCGTGAGGCCGTGCGGCGCTACATGAAGAACAAGCCAGACAATGGTGGCTTTGCCTCCGTGGACACTGTGCGCTTCCTTGTGCGCCGGTGCAAGGGCCTGGGCCTGCTGGACAATGAGGATCTgctggaggtggccctggaggACAATGAGTTTGTGGAAGTGG TCATAGAAGGCGATGCAATGTCCCCTGACTTCATTCCCTCTCAGCCGGAAGGAGTTTACCT ATACAGCAAATACCGGGAGCCTGAAAAG TACATTGACTTAGATGGGGACAGTCTGACCACAGAGGATCTGGTCAACTTGGGAAAGGGACactacaaaataaag CTCACTCCAATTGCCGAAAAGAAGGTACAGCAATCCAGGGAAGTCATAGACAGCATCATAAAGGAAAAAACAG ttgTTTACGGCATTACTACAGGTTTTGGGAAATTTGCCAGAACTGTCATACCTATCAATAAGCTACA GGAGCTTCAGGTCAATTTGGTTCGTTCCCACTCTTCAG GTGTTGGGAAACCGCTCAGTCCTGAGAGGTGTCGGATGCTCCTAGCTTTAAGGATTAATGTCTTAGCCAAAGGATACAGTGGCATTTCCCTGGAGACCCTCAAACAAGTTATTGAAGCCTTTAATG CCTCCTGCCTTTCCTACGTTCCAGAGAAAGGCACTGTTGGTGCCAGTGGAGACCTTGCCCCGCTCTCTCATCTTGCTCTTGGGCTAATTGGAGAAGGGAAGATGTGGTCTCCAAAGAGTGGCTGGGCTGATGCTAAATAT GTCCTGGAAGCTCACGGATTGAAACCAATTGTTCTGAAACCGAAAGAG GGCCTGGCACTCATCAATGGGACGCAGATGATCACCTCCCTGGGCTGTGAAGCTGTAGAGAGAGCCAGTGCCATCGCCAGGCAGGCTGACATTGTGGCGGCCCTGACCCTGGAGGTGCTGAAGGGAACCACCAAAGCCTTTGATACCG ACATTCATGCTGTCCGCCCTCACCGTGGGCAAATTGAAGTGGCTTTTCGGTTTCGATCTCTGTTGGACTCAGATCACCACCCTTCAGAGATAGCAG AGAGCCACAGGTTCTGTGACCGTGTTCAGGATGCCTACACCTTGCGTTGCTGTCCACAG ATCCATGGTGTGGTGAATGACACCATAGCGTTTGTGAAAGACATCATTACCACTGAACTGAACAGTGCAACAGATAATCCT ATGGTCTTTGCCAGTCGGGGAGAGACAATTTCTGGAGGGAATTTCCACGGTGAATACCCAGCCAAA GCCCTCGACTATTTGGCCATCGGCGTCCATGAACTTGCTTCGATTAGTGAAAGAAGAATCGAAAGGCTCTGTAACCCCTCCCTCAGTGAGCTGCCTGCTTTCCTGGTGGCTGAAGGTGGTCTGAACTCTGGCTTCATGATAGCCCACTGCACAGCCGCAGCCCTTG TTTCTGAGAACAAGGCTCTGTGCCACCCCTCATCTGTGGACTCGCTCTCTACCAGTGCTGCCACGGAGGATCACGTCTCCATGGGAGGGTGGGCAGCCAGGAAGGCCCTCAGGGTCATTGAACACGTGGAACAAG tgctgGCCATTGAGCTCCTTGCAGCCTGCCAGGGCATAGAGTTCCTACGACCCCTGAGAACAACCACTCCACTGGAGAAGGTCTATGACCTGGTGCGCTCTGTTGTAAG GCCCTGGATAAAAGATCGCTTCATGGCTCCAGACATCGAGGCGGCACACAGGCTGCTCCTGGAACAGAAG GTTTGGGATGTAGCTGTACCCTACATCGAGAAATACAGAATGGAGCATATTCCAGAATCAAGACCTATTTCTCCAACAGCCTTTTCACTGGAATCTCTACACAAGACCACCAAAATCCCAGAGTCTGAAGATCTTTAA